A DNA window from Thalassospiraceae bacterium LMO-JJ14 contains the following coding sequences:
- a CDS encoding halocarboxylic acid dehydrogenase DehI family protein: protein MSITLSRRKPAPIPNAYPVPEYLADDSLHAVYEDTKSVLQVPWMGVVTMAFAHYPNFYAALWGGLRELASSQEFAEACRDLRNHAETKVLQLSPSPLLPVLDDLGYAVREIEDIRAMIEVFSHGNMPYLMIATAARLLLEGHELNEGGSISPMTERHGPSLDRSLTLIEPHHADAPTLRVYNDIKATLGLPFVNTDYRALARWPSYFTRAWSDLAPKVFSADYEPVVTSVHDFAVKQMQDLPNSGNLTPAALREAAARDASLGEVCDVVRLFQWLLPGLIVNVAYFRAQL, encoded by the coding sequence ATGTCCATCACACTTTCACGCCGGAAGCCGGCACCGATCCCAAACGCATATCCGGTGCCGGAATATCTTGCCGATGATAGCCTCCATGCCGTCTATGAAGATACCAAATCCGTTCTGCAGGTGCCGTGGATGGGGGTCGTCACCATGGCATTTGCACATTACCCGAATTTTTATGCAGCGCTGTGGGGCGGCTTGCGCGAACTGGCTTCAAGCCAGGAGTTCGCCGAAGCCTGCCGTGACCTGCGAAACCATGCCGAAACCAAAGTCTTGCAGCTTTCACCGTCGCCGCTGTTGCCCGTTCTGGACGATCTGGGATACGCAGTGCGCGAAATCGAGGATATTCGCGCCATGATCGAAGTGTTTTCACACGGCAACATGCCCTACCTGATGATCGCCACCGCAGCGAGATTGCTTTTGGAAGGGCATGAACTGAATGAAGGTGGAAGCATTTCGCCGATGACGGAGCGACACGGGCCGTCGCTCGACAGGTCCCTGACCCTGATCGAACCGCACCATGCCGATGCGCCAACGTTACGCGTCTACAATGACATCAAGGCAACCCTAGGCCTGCCATTCGTCAACACCGACTACCGTGCACTGGCGCGCTGGCCCAGTTATTTCACGCGGGCATGGAGCGACCTGGCACCGAAGGTCTTTTCAGCCGACTATGAACCGGTCGTAACGTCCGTGCACGATTTCGCCGTCAAACAGATGCAGGACCTGCCCAATTCGGGAAACCTCACTCCTGCCGCACTCAGGGAAGCCGCCGCCAGGGATGCCTCACTCGGCGAGGTTTGCGACGTGGTACGCCTGTTTCAATGGCTGCTGCCCGGCCTTATCGTCAATGTCGCCTATTTCCGCGCCCAGTTATAA
- a CDS encoding PAS domain-containing protein: MPEEDYLRHSPIRFDQPNYQVCYEYWQRLKGERHSPMWREWDWLQLPVRLIPYFMVVDVKYEPLDFIYRFWGTASVDMHGIDFTGQSISNIRSKITAKMTAAQYLEVVTHHEAIGSEYTVQAGEGGLAYVQTSLRMPFSDDGEHVTQIATYVDWSRERNKIKEEHIREFGQKGRWGI; the protein is encoded by the coding sequence ATGCCGGAAGAAGATTACCTTCGACATTCCCCCATCAGGTTCGATCAGCCGAATTACCAAGTCTGTTACGAATACTGGCAGCGACTGAAGGGCGAACGCCACTCACCCATGTGGCGTGAGTGGGACTGGCTGCAATTGCCAGTAAGGTTAATTCCTTATTTTATGGTTGTTGACGTTAAGTACGAGCCGCTTGATTTCATTTACAGGTTCTGGGGGACCGCATCCGTCGACATGCACGGTATTGATTTTACCGGCCAGTCGATTTCCAACATCCGTTCGAAAATCACGGCGAAAATGACCGCAGCACAATACCTGGAAGTCGTTACGCATCACGAGGCCATTGGTTCCGAATACACGGTGCAGGCGGGTGAAGGCGGTCTCGCATATGTACAGACATCACTCAGGATGCCTTTTTCCGACGACGGCGAGCATGTCACACAGATTGCGACATACGTCGACTGGAGCCGCGAGCGCAACAAGATCAAGGAAGAGCATATCCGTGAATTTGGACAGAAGGGAAGATGGGGTATCTAG
- a CDS encoding HAMP domain-containing sensor histidine kinase, with the protein MNDEDPNQKSVGDSGKEVSLRDFAHEIQTPLNAMLGYAQLIESSLKPGCDLDKIIEYNNTVKTATTRLMHICERVLNEAISGNHVIKKQEVDAKQLAMDVAATFNAFAAERGVGLVCDFPDNFPAISTDPLLLSQIFSNLISNAIKFTPAGGMVKVKGEVSYHDEAMIFVIQDTGCGIPADLLVRMRKGDQLSTAHYHGHKGWGRGLMIVNDICEKLNAELRFEPARTGGTVALVCLPLKE; encoded by the coding sequence TTGAATGATGAAGATCCAAACCAGAAATCGGTTGGGGATTCCGGTAAGGAAGTATCTCTCCGCGATTTTGCACATGAAATTCAAACGCCGCTGAATGCGATGCTCGGGTATGCACAGTTGATTGAATCCTCGCTCAAGCCCGGTTGTGACCTTGATAAAATCATTGAATACAACAATACCGTCAAAACCGCGACGACACGTCTTATGCACATATGCGAGCGTGTGCTGAATGAGGCCATTTCGGGTAATCATGTGATTAAAAAGCAAGAAGTCGACGCGAAGCAGTTGGCAATGGATGTTGCCGCCACGTTCAACGCGTTCGCCGCAGAGCGTGGGGTCGGGCTGGTCTGTGATTTCCCCGATAATTTTCCGGCGATATCGACAGACCCGTTGCTGCTCAGTCAGATATTTTCAAACCTCATTAGCAACGCCATCAAATTCACGCCGGCGGGCGGGATGGTCAAGGTAAAGGGCGAGGTCAGTTATCATGACGAGGCGATGATATTTGTTATTCAGGATACCGGTTGCGGCATACCTGCGGATTTGCTGGTGCGCATGCGTAAAGGGGATCAGTTATCAACGGCGCATTACCACGGACACAAGGGCTGGGGACGTGGACTGATGATCGTCAACGATATCTGTGAAAAACTGAACGCGGAATTGCGGTTCGAGCCGGCAAGGACCGGCGGCACGGTCGCTCTTGTCTGTTTGCCACTGAAGGAATAA
- the yghU gene encoding glutathione-dependent disulfide-bond oxidoreductase gives MDDVSAYVPPKVWTWDKDNGGKFASINRPISGATHEKELPVGKHPMQLYSKGTPNGVKVTIMLEELLAKGHSGAEYDAWMIEIGDGDQFSSGFVEANPNSKIPAMMDHSGDTPVRVFESGSILFYLAEKFGEFLPTEIPARTECMNWLFWQMGSAPYLGGGFGHFYNYAPQKWEYPINRFSMEVKRQLDVLDKHLAENRYMAGDEYTIADIAIWPWYGVLCLGEQYGDAGTFLEVQSYKNMQRWTREIGVRDAVKRGRMVNRSKDDPETELRERHDASDFDGRTGVEIPS, from the coding sequence ATGGATGACGTTTCGGCTTATGTGCCACCGAAAGTGTGGACATGGGACAAAGATAACGGCGGCAAATTCGCCTCGATCAACCGTCCGATTTCCGGCGCTACCCATGAAAAAGAGCTTCCCGTCGGCAAACACCCGATGCAGCTCTATTCCAAAGGCACGCCAAATGGCGTTAAGGTCACCATCATGCTCGAAGAGCTTCTGGCCAAGGGGCACAGCGGCGCCGAATACGATGCCTGGATGATCGAAATCGGAGACGGCGATCAGTTTTCCAGCGGCTTCGTCGAGGCCAATCCGAACTCCAAGATTCCCGCCATGATGGACCACAGCGGCGATACCCCGGTGCGGGTATTCGAATCCGGATCGATCCTGTTTTATCTGGCCGAAAAATTCGGCGAATTCCTGCCAACGGAAATTCCCGCACGTACGGAATGCATGAACTGGCTGTTTTGGCAGATGGGCAGCGCACCTTATCTGGGCGGCGGTTTTGGGCATTTCTATAACTATGCACCGCAAAAGTGGGAATACCCGATCAACAGGTTTTCCATGGAAGTCAAACGCCAGCTTGACGTCCTCGACAAGCATCTGGCGGAGAACCGCTACATGGCCGGTGACGAATATACCATCGCCGATATCGCCATCTGGCCGTGGTACGGTGTGTTGTGCCTGGGCGAACAATACGGCGATGCCGGCACGTTCCTGGAAGTACAGTCCTACAAGAACATGCAGCGCTGGACCCGGGAAATCGGCGTACGCGATGCCGTCAAACGCGGCCGCATGGTCAATCGTTCCAAGGACGACCCGGAGACCGAATTGCGCGAACGCCATGACGCTTCGGACTTCGACGGACGCACCGGGGTCGAAATCCCGTCGTAA
- a CDS encoding c-type cytochrome — MVRKFFWRALVVCFIVAGAAQPAAAESVLERGQYLASIMDCTGCHTPGALSGKPDMARYLAGSDTGFMIPGVGVFYPPNLTSDDETGLGQWSKEEIIAAIRSGVRPDGRALVPVMPFPSYASLSDADADALAAYLKSLPAIPNKVAGPFAKGEAPTAPYLQPVMPR; from the coding sequence ATGGTGCGGAAGTTCTTTTGGCGGGCGTTGGTTGTCTGCTTCATCGTTGCCGGCGCGGCACAGCCCGCCGCCGCCGAAAGCGTACTGGAACGCGGTCAGTATCTGGCATCGATCATGGATTGCACCGGTTGCCATACCCCAGGTGCGCTGAGCGGCAAGCCGGACATGGCACGATATCTGGCGGGATCGGACACCGGTTTCATGATTCCGGGTGTCGGCGTGTTTTACCCGCCGAACCTGACGTCTGATGACGAAACCGGGCTCGGCCAATGGAGCAAGGAAGAGATCATCGCCGCGATCCGTTCAGGCGTGCGCCCTGACGGCCGGGCACTGGTCCCAGTCATGCCGTTTCCCTCCTATGCGTCGCTCAGTGACGCGGATGCGGATGCGCTGGCGGCCTATCTGAAGAGCCTGCCGGCGATCCCGAACAAGGTGGCTGGGCCTTTCGCAAAGGGCGAAGCGCCGACCGCGCCGTATCTGCAGCCGGTGATGCCTCGCTAG
- a CDS encoding LysR family transcriptional regulator, giving the protein MSLINITPADLDAFLSVAETSSFRQSAQVLGISQPSVSARIQHLEAVLGVRLFERTTRRVVITDAGERLRGRVERMVVETRALVQEFREEKHLQRGSVVVGASPSVAAGFLPVVIGEFQRRWPEIEVVLLDDFFGQVLDRVNRGEVDFAVTPYVSIDNTLDYEPLMEDVFRLAVPDTHPLAKQSSVSISDLAGEKLMSMPPESAAWAIFRRTFAAAGMDFAPSFQTRDSVTIFSLIKQGLGVGLVTEMLSSVLDMRGIRLLPVRDADLTRSVGIVRTRERALSPAADALCKLLRKHAEDYQPGH; this is encoded by the coding sequence ATGTCACTGATCAATATAACGCCTGCCGACCTTGATGCATTCCTGTCCGTGGCGGAAACCAGCAGTTTCCGTCAAAGCGCGCAGGTCCTCGGTATTTCCCAGCCCAGCGTTTCGGCCCGCATTCAGCATCTGGAAGCGGTTCTCGGTGTCAGGCTTTTCGAGCGTACCACACGGCGGGTCGTTATCACCGATGCCGGCGAGCGCTTGCGCGGCCGTGTCGAGCGCATGGTAGTTGAAACCCGGGCGCTGGTGCAGGAATTCCGTGAAGAAAAGCATCTGCAGCGCGGCAGTGTCGTGGTCGGCGCTTCGCCGTCCGTGGCGGCGGGTTTCCTGCCGGTGGTGATCGGCGAATTTCAACGCCGCTGGCCGGAAATCGAAGTCGTGCTTCTGGATGATTTCTTCGGTCAGGTGCTGGATCGCGTCAACCGTGGCGAGGTCGATTTCGCCGTCACGCCGTATGTCAGCATCGACAACACCCTCGATTACGAGCCGTTGATGGAGGATGTGTTCCGTCTTGCCGTTCCCGATACGCATCCGCTGGCAAAACAGTCGAGTGTCAGTATTTCCGATCTTGCCGGCGAGAAACTGATGTCGATGCCGCCGGAATCCGCCGCCTGGGCGATTTTCCGCCGCACCTTCGCAGCCGCCGGCATGGACTTCGCCCCGTCATTCCAAACCCGCGATTCCGTGACCATCTTCTCGCTCATCAAGCAGGGCCTCGGGGTCGGTCTGGTAACCGAGATGCTGTCGTCGGTGCTGGACATGCGCGGCATCAGGCTGCTGCCTGTCCGCGATGCCGATCTGACACGCAGCGTCGGCATCGTGCGGACCCGTGAGCGTGCCTTAAGTCCGGCCGCGGATGCGCTCTGCAAGCTTTTGCGTAAACACGCTGAAGATTACCAGCCGGGCCATTGA
- a CDS encoding TauD/TfdA family dioxygenase has translation MSLIDVDTAAGWYAKDLHDDRRWVFFIDAAARKQMTAAVKKAYDPDRRLFDYSRSDFDLGPAWETIAAAIREAYHGRGIALVKGLPREGISEQEFELMNWAIGLNTGVARPQGKMSQYISPVRDAGTDYRASNGRGYSSNAKLDFHTDGCDIVSLACYNAAKSGGQSMISSSVTARRILIEEHPDLAEVAHSDTFCFSRQKEEAPDEHKFYRQPLFDICDGRLFGKWNRNRVMSAANNIDEVPALTPEQLATGEALDDILSRPDVMFTMYLEPGDLQLLNNHVMLHSRTDYEDFEEPEKKRMLSRLWLAPPDSVRLPDSWGDFFRAVEPGTVRGGIRGHHHDDACLAFEKRQAESLGMRIAPGWVERKIA, from the coding sequence ATGAGCCTGATTGACGTCGATACCGCCGCCGGATGGTACGCCAAGGACTTGCACGACGATCGGCGCTGGGTGTTTTTCATCGATGCCGCCGCCCGTAAACAAATGACCGCCGCCGTCAAGAAAGCTTATGATCCGGACCGCCGCCTGTTCGACTACAGCCGCAGCGATTTCGACCTCGGACCGGCCTGGGAGACGATTGCCGCCGCGATCCGCGAAGCCTATCACGGCCGCGGCATCGCCCTGGTCAAGGGGCTGCCCCGCGAGGGTATCAGCGAACAGGAATTCGAATTGATGAACTGGGCGATCGGTCTCAATACCGGTGTCGCCCGTCCGCAAGGCAAGATGTCGCAATATATTTCGCCGGTCCGCGATGCCGGCACCGACTACCGTGCGTCGAACGGACGCGGTTATTCATCGAACGCCAAGCTCGATTTCCACACGGACGGCTGCGATATCGTTTCGCTGGCGTGTTACAATGCCGCCAAGTCGGGCGGACAGAGCATGATCTCGTCCAGCGTCACGGCACGCCGTATCCTGATTGAGGAGCACCCCGACCTGGCCGAAGTGGCGCATAGCGATACGTTCTGTTTCAGCCGCCAGAAGGAAGAGGCGCCGGATGAACACAAATTCTACCGCCAGCCGCTTTTCGACATTTGTGACGGCCGGCTGTTCGGTAAATGGAATCGCAACCGCGTCATGTCGGCGGCGAACAATATCGACGAGGTGCCGGCGCTGACGCCCGAACAACTTGCGACCGGCGAAGCGCTGGACGATATCCTGAGCCGCCCCGACGTGATGTTTACGATGTATCTGGAGCCGGGGGATCTGCAGCTTCTCAACAATCACGTGATGTTGCATTCTCGCACCGATTACGAAGATTTCGAAGAACCCGAAAAGAAGCGCATGCTGAGCCGCCTTTGGCTGGCACCGCCGGATTCCGTTCGCCTGCCCGACAGTTGGGGCGATTTCTTCCGCGCCGTCGAGCCCGGCACGGTGCGCGGCGGCATTCGCGGCCACCATCATGATGATGCCTGCCTTGCATTCGAGAAGCGCCAGGCCGAAAGTCTTGGGATGCGCATCGCTCCAGGTTGGGTCGAGCGGAAAATAGCCTAA
- a CDS encoding isocitrate lyase/PEP mutase family protein: MTNTRKLRALLAENDIVRAPGVYDGITAKLVEQAGFPAVYMTGAGTSMSLGYPDFGLVTQTEMVANAGVIARTVAVPVIADADTGYGNELNVTRTVNEYERAGVAAIHIEDQVMPKRCGHLDGKEIIPLGEYVAKIRAAAAARMDPDFVIIARTDANAVTGFEDAITRANAALANGADVAFVEAARTMEELKAIPERVNGPCLLNIVVGGKTPDLDLGEACDMGYKIAIMPSLLTAAIMETCDRTLAELRETDRPASASSKIKVGDRFERFGASAWNELRTKFQDSEAAE; encoded by the coding sequence ATGACAAATACCAGGAAGCTGAGAGCACTCCTCGCCGAAAACGATATCGTACGTGCGCCGGGGGTTTATGACGGCATCACCGCGAAGCTTGTCGAACAGGCAGGGTTCCCCGCCGTCTACATGACCGGCGCCGGCACGTCGATGTCGCTGGGCTATCCGGATTTCGGTCTGGTGACGCAAACCGAGATGGTCGCCAATGCCGGCGTTATCGCGCGTACCGTCGCCGTCCCGGTCATCGCCGACGCCGACACCGGGTACGGCAACGAGCTGAATGTGACCCGCACAGTCAATGAATACGAACGCGCCGGCGTTGCCGCGATCCATATCGAGGATCAGGTCATGCCGAAACGCTGCGGTCACCTTGACGGCAAGGAGATCATTCCACTGGGCGAGTACGTCGCCAAAATCCGCGCTGCCGCCGCCGCCCGCATGGACCCTGACTTTGTCATCATCGCCAGGACCGATGCCAACGCCGTCACCGGATTCGAGGACGCCATTACACGCGCCAATGCGGCTCTCGCAAACGGTGCCGATGTCGCCTTTGTCGAAGCGGCACGAACCATGGAAGAACTGAAGGCGATCCCGGAACGGGTCAACGGCCCGTGCCTGCTCAATATCGTGGTCGGCGGCAAGACACCTGACCTCGACCTCGGCGAGGCCTGCGACATGGGCTATAAAATCGCCATCATGCCGTCATTGCTGACGGCGGCGATCATGGAAACCTGCGACCGCACACTGGCCGAGCTTAGGGAAACCGACCGCCCGGCGAGTGCCAGCAGTAAAATCAAGGTTGGAGACCGGTTTGAACGTTTCGGCGCCTCGGCATGGAATGAACTGCGTACAAAATTTCAGGATTCCGAAGCGGCGGAATAA